From the Kitasatospora atroaurantiaca genome, the window GGCCTCCTTCGCCTCGGCGTCGGGGGCCAGCCCCTGCGCCGCGGCGTACTCGGCCGCCACCTCGGCCATCGGGCGGCTGCCGTCGCACGCGCCCCACAGGGTCAGCGCGTCGGTGGAGGCCTTCAGCTGGCGCTCGTCGATGTAGATCAGGAAGGTCCCGTCGTCCATCCGCAGCGGGAGCCACTCGTGATTGCGATGGACCTGCGCCTCGTCGGTGCCCCAGTGCGGCCAGTCGGCGGCGTCGGGCGTGTCCCAGCCGCGCACCAGCGCCGCCAGCATCAGCGCCTGCACGGCCCGCAGCCGCGCACGCACGAACTCCGCCTGGCGGCGCGGGTCTTCGGGGACGTGGTGGAGCAGGGCCCGCAGCCGCTCCTGCGGGACGAGGCCGCCGCCCGAGCGCGCCAGCTTCTGCCAGATCCACTTCGGCCCGAGGTAGAGGTCGCCGCAGCCGGCCAGGTAGAGCTCGATCGCCTCCAGCAGCATCGCGTGGGTGACCAGAAGGGCGCCCTCGGTCTCCCCGTCGCGCAGGAAGCCGGCCGCGTCCTCGCTGGCGTTGATGCAGCGGAGCTGACGGAACGCCAGGATGGCGCGGCGGATCCGGTCCCGCTGCCCGCCCAGGGCGGCACTCGCCGCCGTGTACGCGGGGCCCGCCTGCACGCTCTCCGAGTACAGCAGCCGCACCACGTCGTCGAAGCGCTGGTCGGCCTTGAAGAGCGCATCCTGGGAGCGTCTGGTCCCGCTGACGGTACTGAACATCCGCACCAGCTCGTCCAGATCGGCCGGGGTGCGGACCTCGACGTCGATCCGCTGGCCGTCCACCATGAGCTGCTCGGGGCGTGCCGAGCCCTCGTTCTCCGCGATCAGGAAGACGTCCACGTCGGAGAGCGAGGTGCCGAGGCCGGCGACCAGGCTGCCGCTCAGGTAGACGGACTCCACGCCCTCGCGCCGGGCGAGGTCACGGGCGGCCCGGCGGGCCAGGGCGAGCTTGGCCTCGCGCTCTCGTGCGTCAAGCATGGTTCTCCCTCCCCGGCAGGCCGGTGGCCGGGCTGCCGGGCTCGCTTACGGGTGTGCCGTCGACGCGCCAGCGCCGGACCTCGTCCGCCGTGCCGCCGGTGAACGCGGAGATCTCCAGGGGGTAGCCGTACCGCACCGGGTCCGCGCAGGCGCGGGCGAGAGAGGAGAGCACGTCCGCCATCTCCTCCTCGCCGACTTCCTGCCAGATCGCGCGCAGCCAGCCCCGCAGCCACCGGAGGGAATCCGGCGACTCGGCGAGCTGGAACTTGAGCGCGAGCCCGCGCAGGTGCATCTCGTCGGGCTCGGTCGAGCGGGTCAGCGCGCCGCAGTACCGGTACGGCTGCGACTCGATGGGCTTGCTCGGCGTGATGACGTGCTGCTCGACCAGGCCGTGCACCCACGCCAGGTCCGCAGCGGTCGCCTCGGCCGCCTCCCTGACCTGACGGTGCATCACCGAGAGGTCGCGCCGGTCGGCGAGCCACTGGTCGATGGAGTACTCCACCAGGGTGTGCGCCCAGCCCCGCCGGCTGTCGCGGGGAAGGCCGGCCGGACGCCAGCCGCGCTCCTCGGCGTACGCGTGGAACTCGTCGTAACGGCGGGTCACCAGGCCCATCCGGCGGTACGCCCAGCCGCTCTTGCGCTCGTGGCCGCGCCACTGCACGCCGTAGTGCACCACCGCGTCACCGAGCATGTGGGCGAGCACCAGCTCGGCCTCGAGCCCGGCGCCGGCCAGCGCCCACGCCCGGGAGTACCCCCAGTCGTGGCAGCTCAGCAGGTCGGGGAGCATGGCGGTCATACCGTGCTCGCCCTCATGCAGGGCCAGCTCGGGGAAGGCCTTGGACTCGTGCAGGCTCACCAGGTGTCCGAGAACGAACACGGCTCACTCGCCTCCCTCTTGATGATGCGTCAGGAGAATCGGACGGTCCTCCGGCACGGCCGGGCCGAGGCCGAGGCCGATCCGGGCGCAGTGGCGCAGGACCGGACCGCCCTCGCCGTCAAGCCGCTGGAACACGTCGGCGTCGGTGTGACGGACGGCGTCGTCCGCGGAGTCGATGACGCTCCCGACCACCAGCACTCCGCCGGGGTGCAGGCCGGCCCCCAGGAGGGCGAGCGCCGCGGTGATCTCCGCGTCAGGGAAGTAGGTCTCGGCGTCGACGTCCGAGCGCAGCCGCCGGTAGAGCAGGCCGCAGGCCCGGATCAGGTGCGCGGGCTCCGGGTCGGGCGCAAAGACGTCGTGGTCGCGGAAGCGCAGGCGCAGCGGGGCGTCCTCGCGCTGCGCCTCGGGCGGGGCCAGCGGTGTGACCCAGCGCAGCGGCCGCCGGTGGTCGGCCGACTCGAGTGCGGCGACGGCCGGTTCGCCCGGCTGCGGGGCTCGGCCCGCCGGAGCGCCCCCGGGCGGGCCGCACTCGACCTGCAGACAGCTGCCGTCGGCGGCCAGCAGGCCCGCGTCCTCCTTGCCCCGGGCGAGTACGAAGCCGGAGTAGCGGTCGCCGCCGACCAGTTCACCGCGGGCGCCGACGGCACTCAGCGCGTGCCACAGGTCGACGGTGGTGCGGCCGTCGGAGACCGCCTCGTCGCGAATCCTCAGCGTCCCGGCCTCGCCGGCCGCGCACAGCGAGGACCGCAGCAGGGCGGTGTCCACACCGGCCACGACTCCGGGCTGCGCGGCCTCGTCCTGTGCGAGGGCGGCGATCTGGGCGATCAGCCGGTCCAGCCGGTAGAGCCGCCCGGTGTGCGTACTGCGGCGGATCCGGGAGACCGCCCGGGCGTCGGGGGCGGCCAGCACCGCCTTGCCGATCCGGTGGTGGGCCTCGGCCAGCGCGTCCCGGACCTCGGGCCGGGCGGCCTGCCGGTAGGCCGCGGCGAGGTCGGCGAGCAGCCAGCCGGAGGTCACCACGGAGCCGGCCCGGCGGCGGGCGAGCTGCGCCCGGGACGGCTCCGGATGGGCGAGCGAAGCGACGAAGGCCCGGCGGGCGGCGGCCCGCAGCTCCTCGTGGGGCAGGTACGCGGCCAGGGCGGAGGCCACCGTCGGGGCCTCCTCGTCGGCGGCCAGCAGGACGGCGGCGAGCAGGTCCGCGCGGTCCTGCGGCTCCCACTCGGCCGGGGCCGCCGGGTCCAGGCCGCCGACCGCGGTGGCCGGCCAGCGCACACTGACCTGCCGTCCTGCCGCCCCGGCCGCCAGCGCGGTCGCGGCGACCAGGACGCTCCACGCCAGCGGATCCGCGCCGACGTCCGCGCCGGAGTCCGGACCGGCGGGCGGCCTCGGCACGAACGGGCCGCCGGCCCGTGCCGCCCCGAGCACCTCGGCCGAGAAGGTCACCGACCCCGGCTCCGTCCGAAGCGCTGATGACTCATCAGATATATTCCATATTACGGGAGTTGGTGACTCGACTGCGCCGAGCAGCATGGCAGCCCGGACGTCGGCGGCCTCTGCCCGGGCCTGGATCGCCCAGGCGTCGGCGAGCAGCTCGCGCCGGGCAGCCTCGGGTGGGCCATCGACTGTCATGCCCATGACGTACGTCCTCGCATATCTGTGCTCGCAACGCCTTACCGGAGAGCCTCGAACAGTGAGCGCCAGGTGTCCCGGACGCCGTCCCGCAGTGGTCGGCCTTGGTCAGCCGCTCTCGGCGGCAGCCTCGACCGGGGTGGGTGCGGCCCGTTCGGGCAGAGCGCGCACCACCGCGTCGGCACCGGCCCCGGCAGCGAGCAGCACGGCGGCCGCGACGATCAGCCCCGCTCGGCCCTGCGCCACCAGCAGAGCGGCCACAGCCGGGCCGACCACCTCCTGCGCGCCGATCCCGAGGCCGAACACCGCCAGGTAGCGGCCCCGCGCCTGCTCCGGCGCGAGCTCCAGCGAGACCCCCCAGCCACCCACCGAGTGCCACATCTCGCCGAAGGTGAGCACGGCCACCGAGACCAGCAGCAGCAGCGCGCAGACCAGGGTGGACGCGCCCTGGGACAGCCCTAGGAGCACGAGCGCCAGTCCGAGCGCGGCCCCCGAGCGCAGCAGGAGCCGTCCGTGGCTGCGCAGGGTGTCCGCCCCGCGCGCGGCTCTCACCTGACAGAGCACCACCAGCACCGTGTTGAGCAGCATGACGGCCGGCACACACCAGCGGGGCAGCGGCGTCCAGGTGAGGATCCACAGCGGGACGCCGATCGCGAACAGCGACGCGTTGAGCGCCAACACCCCGTTAAGCGCGGTCAGATAGAGGTACGGCCGGTCCGAGCCCGCCAGTGTGCGCAGGGCCGCGAAGGCCCCCTGGGGCCGGCGCTCGGGTACCGCGCTGCCGGACAGGGTGGCCACCAGGACGGCCACGATCAGGAACGAGGCGGCGTTGCCGAGGATGAGCACCCGGTACGCCGAGACGGAGCCCTGCCAGACGGCCAGCGCGGAGCCCGCGAGCCCGACCGTGAACCCGACGTTCTCCCAGACCCGCAGCCGGGCCAGGACGCTCACCCGGCGTGAGGCCGGGACCAGTTCGGCGAGCAGGGCCTGGCTGGCAGGCGGCGCCGCGCGGTCAGCGACGGCGATCAGCGCTGCCGTCACCACGAAGGCGGCGAAGGAGTGCACCAGCAGATAGGCGCAGAAGGCGACGGCCCGCCAGATGTGCGCCAGTATCAGCATCCGGCCGGCGCCGAGCCGGTCGACCGCGGCGCCGGCGGGGACGGCAGCGGCGAGCCCCAGCAGGGCGGCCAGCGACAGCCCGAGCCCCAGCCGGGCGGCGGAGAATCCCACGACACGGGTGAAATACAGGGTGGAGACCGAGAGAAACAGCGCGGTACCCGTGGAGTTGATCAGGAATACCGCCGCGAGAACGGATTCAGCTCTGTCGCGACGACATCGTTCGGCGGCTGGCGCTTTCGATGCCGTCTGCGGGGATTCCTGCATCACCGAACAGCTCCCCCAAGCTAGTGAATTCAAACCGCACAGCGGAAGTCTGCGGGCTCGATCGGCGTCAGCATAGGACCCGTCGGTCAGGCCATGTCAACCCCTCGAACAGAGGGTCCGGACGGGGCTTCGGCGGTGCGCCGGCGGCCGGTCGCGCCACCACGGCGCTTAACAGTGCGCAACGTCACCGTCACCTGGAGTTTACCGCTCGCTCGCCACCCTCGAGGGGCCTGACGATGCGTCAGATGATCTGCCAGGGCAAGGTGATGAGCGCTCACGGCCCGGATCTTCTGCCCATTTCAGCCACACCCGGACACCGTCGACGGGCCGGCATCTCGCTCTTGCGCCCACTCCGACCGTGTGCAAAGGTGTGGGACTTGTGCACGCCATCGTCGGCGTGACGGACATT encodes:
- a CDS encoding nucleotidyltransferase domain-containing protein, yielding MLDAREREAKLALARRAARDLARREGVESVYLSGSLVAGLGTSLSDVDVFLIAENEGSARPEQLMVDGQRIDVEVRTPADLDELVRMFSTVSGTRRSQDALFKADQRFDDVVRLLYSESVQAGPAYTAASAALGGQRDRIRRAILAFRQLRCINASEDAAGFLRDGETEGALLVTHAMLLEAIELYLAGCGDLYLGPKWIWQKLARSGGGLVPQERLRALLHHVPEDPRRQAEFVRARLRAVQALMLAALVRGWDTPDAADWPHWGTDEAQVHRNHEWLPLRMDDGTFLIYIDERQLKASTDALTLWGACDGSRPMAEVAAEYAAAQGLAPDAEAKEAVDTADYLAAQVRKGLLLEPAAEG
- a CDS encoding MFS transporter — its product is MQESPQTASKAPAAERCRRDRAESVLAAVFLINSTGTALFLSVSTLYFTRVVGFSAARLGLGLSLAALLGLAAAVPAGAAVDRLGAGRMLILAHIWRAVAFCAYLLVHSFAAFVVTAALIAVADRAAPPASQALLAELVPASRRVSVLARLRVWENVGFTVGLAGSALAVWQGSVSAYRVLILGNAASFLIVAVLVATLSGSAVPERRPQGAFAALRTLAGSDRPYLYLTALNGVLALNASLFAIGVPLWILTWTPLPRWCVPAVMLLNTVLVVLCQVRAARGADTLRSHGRLLLRSGAALGLALVLLGLSQGASTLVCALLLLVSVAVLTFGEMWHSVGGWGVSLELAPEQARGRYLAVFGLGIGAQEVVGPAVAALLVAQGRAGLIVAAAVLLAAGAGADAVVRALPERAAPTPVEAAAESG